TTCAATTGGCAGAAGAAAACAATTCTACCTATATGTATATTGCAATTTTGCAGAAGGCAGAACTTCTTTTTCTCCAAAAGAAGTATCACGAATCTCTTCAGTATACTTTAAAAGGTATCAGACTTTCCAAGGAAAGAAACAGGAGCGAAGAGGTATTGCTTTCTTATAAACTCTTGGCGGATAATTACAGGGAATTAGGCGATTATAAGTTGCAGTCCAAATTTTTGGACAAATATTCCAAAATGAATGACAGCATCTTCAATGCAAGACAAACGGGTATACAAGCATCTGCAGATGTGATTTTTAACGAACAGGATCAAAATAAAAAAAGCCAAAGAACATCATCGCTTTGGTACATCATTTCGTCGATATTTATAATCTGTGCCATTGGCCTGGGTTTGTTTTTCTATTTTAAAAAGAATAAGAAACCTATTGAGAATTCTGATTCTGTTGTAGAAAATAAATCAGAAACCGAATTACCAAATGTTTCTTATGAAGAAATAATTGCGCTGGCAAAAGGAAATTCTTCTGATTTTCTATTCAGATTCAAAGAGATCTATCCCAGTTTTTTCGAAAAGTTATATGAAATTGAACCGGAACTCATCACTTCCGAGCTTACATTCTGTGCTTATCTGAAATTACAATTCTCCACAAAAGAAATTGCTTCTTACACTTTTGTGACGCCCAAAGCTGTACAAAATCGAAAAAACAGGATCAGAAAAAAGCTCAATATTCCATCCAATATGGATATCTATACTTGGATTGGTAGGCTTTAATGATTTGATAATCAGTTAATTGTAATTATGTGGTATCGATGTGGCAGGTATTTTTATTGATTTAGCAGACAACTGTATTTTCTTTGCCTTCTAGAAACACAATAAACATAACACACACACAAATGATGAATCTTCTTGAGAGGCATTCGGAGAAGGGGTTTAA
The genomic region above belongs to Epilithonimonas zeae and contains:
- a CDS encoding tetratricopeptide repeat protein, with translation MNFSLKQKLWTFFVLIILLILLKSYAFFVSGRNDNDSLKINNLLISAKKQSTEFNFNESIFLSKKALRASENQSYRIGIIKSNYQIAFDLCNLGSYDESIKYINILEKSYGDYIQDDFQLNIDLADLKGRNFLAQGFKKRAKEEFRKELGLAYLYKDSEKKYQAAIHAYTNLSASCETDSAYFYMKKILSFRDKVKDKKAFYITYINISDYYYKERKVNIDSALYYNSKGIQLAEENNSTYMYIAILQKAELLFLQKKYHESLQYTLKGIRLSKERNRSEEVLLSYKLLADNYRELGDYKLQSKFLDKYSKMNDSIFNARQTGIQASADVIFNEQDQNKKSQRTSSLWYIISSIFIICAIGLGLFFYFKKNKKPIENSDSVVENKSETELPNVSYEEIIALAKGNSSDFLFRFKEIYPSFFEKLYEIEPELITSELTFCAYLKLQFSTKEIASYTFVTPKAVQNRKNRIRKKLNIPSNMDIYTWIGRL